In one window of Magnetococcales bacterium DNA:
- a CDS encoding ferredoxin--NADP reductase translates to MTTTQDNATLIQRLEITPRLIILRIRPDEPVPFISGQFTVLGLRYAAPRVADADPETFDPEKGERLIRRAYSISSGCHETDYLEFYISLVTGGQLTPRLFALKTGDRLFVGTKATGMFTLDRVPAGQNILMVATGTGLAPYLSMVRTLGMAHQCPATSLAILHGASHSWDLGYRTDLELLSQKCPSVRYAPIISRPQGESGWTGRTGRLTEWFSPESLQEISGFPIEPARTHIFLCGHPNLVEDGMRLFQERGFDPGSRKEPGNLHVEKYW, encoded by the coding sequence ATGACGACGACTCAAGACAATGCCACACTGATCCAACGCCTGGAAATAACCCCTCGCCTGATCATCCTTCGGATTCGACCCGATGAGCCGGTCCCGTTCATATCGGGACAGTTCACGGTTCTGGGTCTGCGGTATGCCGCGCCTCGCGTGGCCGATGCTGACCCGGAAACTTTCGATCCGGAGAAGGGGGAGCGGTTGATTCGACGCGCCTACTCCATCAGTTCCGGGTGCCATGAAACGGACTATCTGGAGTTTTATATTTCCCTGGTCACAGGGGGACAGCTTACGCCACGGCTTTTTGCCTTGAAAACCGGTGACCGGCTTTTTGTGGGCACAAAGGCTACTGGCATGTTTACGCTGGATCGGGTACCTGCGGGACAAAACATTCTCATGGTGGCCACCGGGACGGGTCTGGCCCCCTATCTCAGCATGGTTCGCACCCTGGGTATGGCCCATCAGTGTCCAGCCACATCCTTGGCCATTCTGCATGGCGCCAGCCATTCCTGGGATCTGGGTTATCGAACTGACCTTGAGTTGCTCAGCCAAAAATGTCCCAGCGTGCGCTACGCTCCGATCATTTCCCGTCCACAGGGGGAGAGCGGCTGGACAGGCCGGACAGGGCGTCTGACCGAGTGGTTTTCCCCGGAGAGTCTCCAGGAGATCAGTGGGTTTCCGATTGAACCGGCGCGGACGCACATCTTTTTATGTGGTCATCCCAACCTGGTGGAAGATGGCATGCGTCTTTTTCAGGAGCGCGGTTTTGACCCGGGCAGTCGCAAGGAGCCTGGTAATCTGCATGTGGAAAAATATTGGTAA